TCGTGTCATTCACCGAATCTGCCTGAAGCACAAGATCGAAAAATGGGCTCCGAATCGCCTCCGTCACACATCGGCAACAGAGATTCGAAAACGGTTTGGGCTGGAAGCAGCACAGGTCATCTGCGGACACCAATCTGCCGATGTTACCCAGATCTACGCCGAACGAAATCTTGAGCTGGCACGAAAAGTGGCCCGAGAACTCGGTTAGGCAGGAGCTTTCCGGTCAGACACCAGCTTCGTTGAGCGCATCCTCAATCGCAGCACTCGTTTCATCTACGTTTGCCGGATCGGCTTTTCCAGCCGTATGGGCGTTCAGAAATCGCCCGAGCGCTTCGACCGTGGTGTAGCGGACGCCGCCGACGAGTAATGACTCAAGGCGGCGTCCTCTTGCGCCTTTGGTGACCCAGCGATACACAGTCGAATAATGAACTTTTCGTCCTTTCCGCCTGGGAATATGTGATGGAACTTCAGCCAAGGTTATGGCGGATTCCTTTTTCAGGTCAATCATATCAGTACCTCAAAACAGTCGTCGTTCGACCTGGTTGCCGTAGACGATCCATAGGGAGTTGGGGATTTCTTCTCGTCCGTAGAGTTCGAGGTAAGGGCCGGGACTGACCTGTCCGATGAGTTGACGAACACGCCATGGTTTCCGGCTGTGTCTGGTACGGCGGGCGAGGAGCCAACTAGCAACGGTTCGGTCGGTGAAGCACAGCGAGCTGCGGACTCCGAGGAGGAGAAATTCTTATGTGGCATGGCTGATTATGTTGCCTCCTTTGGTCTCAGCTTTGATTGCGAGGGTTGTGGGTTCCCGGACACCACATAATATTTGGTCGCTTCCAACTCATTTTCACTTTGGAGGCACGACCATGTTTGAGAAGATTTACAAGAGAAGGTTCGACATCACCCGTCATGAGAACGGTCCATTGGCGGAAGAGCGGAAAGCTTTCCTGCAGAAATTCGATGAACATGAACGTCCCAGTCAGAACCGCTTGGTCATCGTTGCCTGCTATTTGCTTTTGATTACAGAAACTCTTCGACTTGCGGAGCGTGGTGACGAAAAAATCGGATTGAAGGAGATCAAGGAGCAGGCCGCACTCTGGTCCACGCGGAAATCAAACCGTTTTAAAAATGGTCCTTATTCTGATTCAGCTCGACAGCGTTTCATCAGATGGGGAGTCCGCTTCCTGGAATTCCGCGGACGCTTTGAACCGCTACACGTTCCGTCTACGCCCTATGACGATTGGCTTCATCAGTACGAAACGTTCCTCAGGGAAGAACGCGAACTAGTCGAAAGCACCATCGACGCGAGGTGCAGAGATGTCCGGCGATTCCTTCATCGCCTCGATGTTTCCCCGCAAGACTTCGCCAGCGTCACAGTCGATCGCATTCAACGAACGCTCATTGGCCAACTGGAGGAAGCCAATTGGAAACGCAACACGATCCAAGGGTTTGTCGCTGCACTGCGTGGATTCTTTCGCTATGCCGAACGGAACAAGTGGGCTCCGCCGAGGCTTGCCGAGTCTATTGACTCACCTCGTGTCTACCAGCACGAATCCATTCCGATTGGGCCTAGCTGGGAGCAGGTGCGACAAGTCATCGCCACAACAGACGGCGAAGGGCGCTCCAACCACCGTGATCGAGCGATTCTACTGCTACTTGCGGTTTATGGCTTTCGCGCGGGTGAAGTTGCTCGGTTGACACTGGATAGCATTAACTGGCACGACGAAGTGCTGACGCTCACCCGAGGCAGGAATGGCGTCACTCAATTGTTTCCGCTCTGCCGTCCGGTCGGAACCGCGATCGCTGAGTATCTGAGCGAAGAACGTGCATCCTCGATCCATCGGTCGCTCTTTTTGCAGTATTGGCGTCCGCTTCCTCTGTCATCGCATAGCGTGACACGCATTGCGTTGAAACGACTGACGGCAGCAAACATCAAACTGCAACGCCCCGGTGCGCACGCTTTCCGACACGCATGTGCAAGTCACCTGCTGCAGCAAGGTCTTACGATGAAGGAAATCGGCGACCATCTCGGTCACCAATATCCCGATTCGACTCGAATCTATGCCAAGGTGAATCTCCCGCAGCTTCGTCAGGTCGCGAATCTGGAATTGGGAGATGTGCTATGAACTTGAAATCGTACGTCGAACAATACGTTCGTTACCATCAGTCATTAGGCAAGCAGTTTGAAACGCAGTCGAGACTCTTGCGAGCATTCGTCCGCAAGTTCAATTCCAGTAAGACCGTCGAGACACTCA
This DNA window, taken from Fuerstiella marisgermanici, encodes the following:
- a CDS encoding tyrosine-type recombinase/integrase, producing the protein MFEKIYKRRFDITRHENGPLAEERKAFLQKFDEHERPSQNRLVIVACYLLLITETLRLAERGDEKIGLKEIKEQAALWSTRKSNRFKNGPYSDSARQRFIRWGVRFLEFRGRFEPLHVPSTPYDDWLHQYETFLREERELVESTIDARCRDVRRFLHRLDVSPQDFASVTVDRIQRTLIGQLEEANWKRNTIQGFVAALRGFFRYAERNKWAPPRLAESIDSPRVYQHESIPIGPSWEQVRQVIATTDGEGRSNHRDRAILLLLAVYGFRAGEVARLTLDSINWHDEVLTLTRGRNGVTQLFPLCRPVGTAIAEYLSEERASSIHRSLFLQYWRPLPLSSHSVTRIALKRLTAANIKLQRPGAHAFRHACASHLLQQGLTMKEIGDHLGHQYPDSTRIYAKVNLPQLRQVANLELGDVL
- a CDS encoding DUF1580 domain-containing protein, with translation MIDLKKESAITLAEVPSHIPRRKGRKVHYSTVYRWVTKGARGRRLESLLVGGVRYTTVEALGRFLNAHTAGKADPANVDETSAAIEDALNEAGV